A region of the Deltaproteobacteria bacterium HGW-Deltaproteobacteria-6 genome:
GCTGCAAAAGAAAAAACTGGCGATCGGACCTTCCGCCATCCCGAGCTACATCTTCGGTTTCATGGGAGCGCCGCGCGAGATGACGCTTGCCGAAATCGAGGAAACCATTGCCGCTTTCGGCAGTGCGGCCCTCCGGGCGCAGAAGGCGGGATTTGACGCTGTTGAATTGCACGGCGCCCATGGCTATCTGCTGATGCAGTTTCTTTCGGCCAACAGCAATCAGCGCACGGACCAATACGGAGGCGATTTCCGCGGACGGTCCCGCTTTATGATCGAATGCCTGAAGGAAGCCCGCAAACAGGTCGGTCCGGATTTTCCCATGTCCATCCGGATTTCCGGCGAGGAGTGCATCAAAAACGGCTACACCATCTCCGATATGCAAACGATTATTCCTGATCTGGTCAGCGCCGGCGCGGATATCATCAATGTATCCTTCGGCACGCATGGCAGCCCGGCCGTGAATATCGATACGCCGAATCCGAGCGCACCGGTTGAATATGAGTCCGGCTTCAAGGCGTTTCTGGCCAGGAAAATTAAAGAAGTCACGAAGGTTCCCGTCATTTCCGTCGGACGCTACGTCGATCCCTATGAAATGGATGAAGTGATTGCCCGGGGGGACGCCGACTTTATCGCCGTGGCCCGACAGCATCTGGCTGATCCCGATTTTCTGAAAAATGCCCGGGAAGGACATCCGGAAGATACCCTGGAATGCCTGGCCTGCAATCAGGGATGTATTGAACGCCTGTCACTCGAGGCGCTGCCGATTCGCTGTGCCATTAATCCGCAGACGGGTCAGGAACTGCTTTACCCGGCAGGCCCCGCGGCTGTCAGCCGCAATGTGTGGGTCATAGGTGCCGGACCGGGAGGACTGACCGCGGCATACGAAGCCTCACGCCTGGGGCATCAGGTAACGCTCTTTGAAAAAGAAAAAGCAACAGGCGGAAATGTTCTTTACGCCGCAAAAGCACCCCACAAAGAGGTGTATGGCCGCTACATTAAAACTCTTACGGCAAAAGTCATCAAGGCGGGTGTGACGATCAAAACGAACACGGAAGTTACCGAGGCCATGATCGAAGCAGGAAAACCCGATGCCGTCATCCTGGCCATCGGCGCAGGTAAATCCACCTGTCCGGCCGAAGGCATCAATTCGAACGTGGTTTGTGATGCCTGGCAGATCCTGGATGGCGAAGTTGCGCCCAAGGATCATGTTGTCATTATCGGCGGCGGTCTGGTGGGGATGGAAACGGCTGATTTTCTGCGCGAGAAGAATGTGAAGGACATCACGGTTGTCGAGATGCTGCCCGCGTCACCGGTTCTGGCCTTGGCGGCGCACGGCTACATGCTGCACAAACGTCTTCAGACAGCAGGAATTAAGCTGCTGCTCGGCACAACGGTCAAACAAATCACGGAAGGATCGGTTGTTGTCACCAAAAACGGCGAAGATACGACGCTTGCACCGGTCAATCAGGTTGTGGTCGCCATCGGCGTCACGCCCAGAAATACGCTCAAAGACATGCTGGCGAAAAGCGGCATCCGGCATTTCATCGTCGGCGATGCCTCGGCGCCCAGGAGAATTATTGAGGCGACAACGGATGGGGCCAAAGCGGCCTGGGAGATCTAAAGAAAGGCTGCGTACGAGGCTGAAGACCGAGGGCTGAAGGCTATTTTGAGGGGTGCTTCGCACCCGCTCATTTTATTCTGCAGTCCCATACGTGTTTTTCCTTCAGCCTTCGGTCTTCAGCCTAAAACCCTCTATGTAAGGAGATCGATATGGATTTACGTGAACGCTTTATTGAAACCAATGGAGTCAAACTGCATGTGATGGAAGCGGGGCCTACCGATGGTCCGATGATTTTATTTCTCCACGGCTTTCCCGAGTTCTGGTACGCCTGGCGCAAACAACTTCAGTACTTTGCCGATAAAGGCTATCTGGTTGTCGCGCCCGATCAGCGCGGCTATAACCTCAGTGACAAACCGCAGGGGATTGCCGCCTACAAAATTGATGAACTGGCCAAAGATATTGTCGGCCTCATCGACGCTTACGGCCGCAAACAGATCTTCCTGGTCGGCCACGACTGGGGCGCGTCTGTTTCCTGGTGGGTCGCGTTGAAATATCCCGACCGCATCAAGAAACTGGTCATCCTGAACGTGCCTCATCCCAAGGTGATGGCCAAACACGTTTTTACCGATGTAGAGCAGATGAAAAAGAGCTGGTACATTTTCTATTTTCAGATCCCCGGCGCGGTGGATCATCTGGCATCCGCAAGCAACTATGAATGGGTTGTCGATCTGATCACGACGTCGGCCAATCCGGGGGCCTTTACACCTGCCGAACTCGATGAATACAGAAAAGCCTTCAGGCAGCCCGGCGCTTTTACGGCGATGGTCAACTGGTATCGGGCGATGGTTCAGACGAAGCAGGAGCCGCTGGCGAGCTTTGACGTGACCATGCCCATGATTTTAATGTGGGGCGAAGATGATGTCGCCATGCTTCCCCAATTGGCTGACGAGAGCATGCCTTACTGCAAAGAGGGTTGCCTCATCAAATTTCCCGGCGTGAGCCACTGGATTCAGCACGAACAGGCGGAGAAGATTAATCCGATGATCGCAGATTTTTTTAAGCAGTCCTGATTTCATTTTTAAATTTGTTAATATGAAATTTGACCAGTCTTCAATACAATCGTCACCCCGGTCTTACTGTGCCACCTTCGGTGTGATGACCTTCAGGTTACGAAGGCTGGGGTCCAGTTTAAATAATTCTGGATGCCGGCCTTCGAGAATGTGTCACAATTGTAATCATTGTCATTCGGAACGTATGTGAGGAATCTTAATGCCTTGAATTTATTAAGAGCAAGATTTCTCGCTTCGCTTCGAAATGACATGAAAATGAATTACGACACAGTCTCCTTCGCCGGTATGACAACACATAAAACAAGGGCGTCCCGAAGGGCGCCCTTGTTGCCGTTAAAAATTTTTCTTCTTCCCGGCGCGATACCATGAATGGCCGTGATCATATAACTTTCCAATAATCTTTATCCGAAACTGTTCCGCAACTCTTTCGGAATCGAGTTCTTATCGACCGGTGTGCTTTCCGCTCAGGGGTGGTTTAAAACAACCAGTGCGTCAACGACAACCGGTTGATCGCCGGATATAATAACAGGATTGATGTCGATTTCAGCGATCTCGTTGCAGCGATATCCCAGATCCCCGATCGCCGTAAGCGCCCGGACCAGCGCCTTTCGATCCACAGCCGGCTTCCCGCGAAAGGCCGCAAGCAATTTGGAAAGGCGAATTTCATCCAGCATTTCTTGGGCATCCCGCTCGGTAATCGGCGCAACGCGGAACGTCACATCCTTGATCGCTTCCGTAAATATCCCGCCGATGCCGAACATCACACAGGGGCCGAACTGCGGATCGTGGCTCAACCCCAGAACAAATTCACGATCGCCCTGGACCATTTCGCAGACCAGCACGCCGTCCAGGTCCAAACCCTTGCCGGTAATTTCATCGTAGGCTTTGGCAACTTCTCCGGCGCTGCCCAGTTTGAGCTTCACCAGCCCCATTTCCGTCTTGTGCGCCGCCTTGTCCGAGCAACCTTTGAGCACGACCGGATAGCCGATGTTGTTTGCATATTCGACGGCTTCGTCCCTCGAACAGGCAAGCCTTTCGCGGTTGACGGGAATGCCCGCGGCTGCAATGATCCGCTTGGAGTCATATTCGGAGAGCACTTTCTGTCCCCGTGCCATCGCCTTTTGAATTATTTGTTCCACAGAGGTTCCTCCTTTTTTTGCAAATACGAATATTGATGATAAGAGACCACCAGCGCCCGCACCGCGTCTTCGACCTCGCCGAAAAGAGGCAGCCCCTTTTCCAGCTGCGCTGCGCGCAGCCTGTCCAGGGCGCTGAACGCATACATCGCGGCGGGCTTTTGATACTGTCTGCAAAGCCGGATCAGCGCCTCCATCACATCGGTGACATAATCGCGCCACATGCTCACCATGTGCAAAATACCGTCGACTTCGCCCGCGCTAAGAAGGATTCTGTAAATTTCCAGATAAACGTCCGGCGGGGCGGGGCCGATGTCGACCGGATTGCTCGCATTGAAAACACCCGGCAGCTTTTTTAGTCTGGCTTTTGTCTCTTCGGAAAATGGCGCCATGACGAGATCGGTTTCCGAGAGCATATCCGCGCCAATGGTGCCGAACGCGCCGGAATTGGTAAAGACGGCGATACGCTTCCCGGGGAGAAGCGGCATTTCGGTCAGCATCTTCGGCAGAGTGTATAATTCTTCAGGCGTCCGAAGCCGGATCATACCCGCCTGGCGGCAGGCGCCGTCGAAGACGGGATCGTTTTGAGCCATGCCCGCCGTATGCGATAAAACCGCCGCGCTTCCCGCTTCGCTTTTGCCCGTCTTGTAGACCAGCACCGGTTTTTTGGTCCGCCTTGCCGCCTGCATCAGTTTCCGTCCGTCTTTAACACTTTCGAGATAAAGTGCGATCACCCGGGTTTTGTCTCCGTCGAAATAGTCGATGAACTCCGCTTCGTCCAGATCCGATTTATTGCCCAGGGACACCATCTTGTTGATGCCCGAGACATCGTCCAGCAGGCGCTCCACGATCAATCCGCCAATCCCACCGCTCTGGACAATATAAGATACCAGGCCCTGGTGCTGCACCGCTTTTGGCGCAAGCTCGTTGGCGCCAAACATACAGCAAAACCGGCTGTGGTTGTCGAGAATGCCCAGGCAGTTCGGGCCGATGATGCGCATCGAATACGGGCGCGCGGCTTCATCGACTTCACTTTGCAAGCGCTTTCCTTCCGGGCCTGCTTCCGAAAATCCCGAGCTTTCAATGACGATATTCTGAATCCCTTTTTCACCGCATTTGCGGATCAGTTCCGGCACTATAAAGGCAGGTGTAATGATCACCACCAGGTCGATCGGGTCGGAAATTTCATCCAGCGACCGGCAACCTTTGGCCCCGAAAACGTCAGCACCCGCGCGGTTGACGGCATACAACCGGCCCCGGTAGCCGACAGCCTCATCACTCAGTATTTTGCAAATGGTCGCCCCCAGATTGAAAGCAACATTGGATGCGCCAATGACGGCCACGGAAGCCGGGTTAAAAAATTTGTCCATATCCACCGTATCAACCTGCTTTGCCGCAACCGCCTGTAATGTTCCCATATAGAAGACCTCCTTTGGGGTTTTCAAATCAGCCTTTAAGTTGGCTATTGTAATTTCCACCATTACTCAAACGCTGTTTACATATATGAACGGTGTTTATTTTTCAAGGGGAAATTTGCGGTTATTTTGTAAATTATTAATATTACATATATAATTATGATGTAATTCGGAAAGCAGGGGCAGGGTTGTTCTAAGCCGGGTCATCTCCCTCTATTGTTCTTTTAAAAAGAGGGAGCTTTTTAGGCGAAGTTTTTATTTCAGGGTTTTTTGAAAAGCAAAGCCAGATGGCGGGCGATTTTCTGGCGGTGCTGCATCACTTGGTCGGCATTTTTCGCCGGATGGTTGCGAAAGGTGGCC
Encoded here:
- a CDS encoding carboxylate--amine ligase, which encodes MARGQKVLSEYDSKRIIAAAGIPVNRERLACSRDEAVEYANNIGYPVVLKGCSDKAAHKTEMGLVKLKLGSAGEVAKAYDEITGKGLDLDGVLVCEMVQGDREFVLGLSHDPQFGPCVMFGIGGIFTEAIKDVTFRVAPITERDAQEMLDEIRLSKLLAAFRGKPAVDRKALVRALTAIGDLGYRCNEIAEIDINPVIISGDQPVVVDALVVLNHP
- a CDS encoding alpha/beta hydrolase, coding for METNGVKLHVMEAGPTDGPMILFLHGFPEFWYAWRKQLQYFADKGYLVVAPDQRGYNLSDKPQGIAAYKIDELAKDIVGLIDAYGRKQIFLVGHDWGASVSWWVALKYPDRIKKLVILNVPHPKVMAKHVFTDVEQMKKSWYIFYFQIPGAVDHLASASNYEWVVDLITTSANPGAFTPAELDEYRKAFRQPGAFTAMVNWYRAMVQTKQEPLASFDVTMPMILMWGEDDVAMLPQLADESMPYCKEGCLIKFPGVSHWIQHEQAEKINPMIADFFKQS